A portion of the Lolium rigidum isolate FL_2022 chromosome 1, APGP_CSIRO_Lrig_0.1, whole genome shotgun sequence genome contains these proteins:
- the LOC124683336 gene encoding uncharacterized protein LOC124683336, translating into MDRQSMGGGGAGTAQEFRYLGGAGQPEVAGGAFLLSELLEDTPAPADQPQEVVDDRLSRVMRSLEAEIGGWPAPAPAAAEDETMSDDGGLEEMLSEFDGSPKAEAPPLAAVPFEYWEEEVPPVVLGNDMGGWYVHGEGMVAGYEFREPCYYTYGEASAVEQVYSPICLWE; encoded by the coding sequence ATGGATCGCCAGAGCATGGGAGGCGGTGGCGCCGGCACTGCGCAAGAGTTCCGCTACCTCGGCGGAGCTGGGCAGCCCGAGGTCGCCGGCGGGGCGTTCCTGCTGTCGGAGCTGCTGGAGGACACGCCGGCGCCTGCCGACCAGCCGCAGGAGGTCGTCGACGACCGGTTGAGCCGCGTCATGCGGTCCCTCGAGGCCGAGATCGGTGGTTGGCCGGCGCCAGCGCCGGCCGCAGCGGAGGACGAGACGATGAGCGACGACGGGGGACTGGAAGAGATGCTGTCGGAATTTGACGGCAGCCCGAAGGCCGAGGCACCGCCCCTGGCGGCCGTGCCGTTCGAGTACTGGGAGGAGGAGGTGCCGCCGGTAGTGCTGGGGAACGACATGGGCGGCTGGTACGTCCACGGCGAGGGCATGGTGGCAGGGTACGAGTTCAGAGAACCATGTTATTACACGTACGGCGAGGCCTCCGCTGTTGAGCAAGTGTACAGCCCCATATGCCTGTGGGAATGA